A genomic region of Cannabis sativa cultivar Pink pepper isolate KNU-18-1 chromosome 1, ASM2916894v1, whole genome shotgun sequence contains the following coding sequences:
- the LOC133039915 gene encoding uncharacterized protein LOC133039915, translating to MVAGGGEDSCGFDGGGPPWRNSLQGHPHCYCGDLAYVWTSSSRANPGRRFFGCPHYENDESRGCDYFCWIDKSHGKRSTDATPGLRNQIKILEEDKKRNENVIRKLIFIIFICLFIIVQLILR from the exons ATGGTGGCTGGTGGTGGAGAAGACTCATGCGGGTTCGATGGGGGTGGTCCGCCTTGGAGAAATTCACTTCAGGGACACCCCCATTGCTACTGTGGTGATCTAGCTTATGTTTGGACTTCTAGTAGTAGAGCAAATCCTGGTCGTCGATTCTTCGGATGTCCACACTAT GAGAACGATGAAAGTCGAGGATGTGATTACTTTTGTTGGATCGATAAATCACATGGTAAGAGAAGTACAGATGCTACACCTGGATTGCGAAACCAAATCAAGATTTTGGAAGAAGATAAGAAACGCAATGAGAAtgttattagaaaattaatttttatcatttttatttgcCTTTTCATCATTGTCCAACTTATATTGCGTTAA
- the LOC133039917 gene encoding uncharacterized protein LOC133039917 yields the protein MKSKVVSFMDSLHTAMNEKYRVEATKEMLSTLDLLFEENRSKNVTFVDFRIDRKDRGLPQQDNDRDCGVYVMKYMDAVANEEEVVDEVYHFLNISECTTQV from the exons ATGAAGTCCAAGGTTGTCTCATTTATGGACTCCCTACACACCGCAATGAATGAGAAGTATCGTGTGGAGGCTACGAAAGAAATG TTGTCGACGTTGGACCTTTTGTTTGAGGAGAATAGGTCGAAGAATGTGACTTTCGTGGATTTCAGAATTGACAGGAAAGATCGCGGGCTTCCTCAACAAGACAATGACCGAGATTGCGGTGTATACGTCATGAAGTACATGGACGCTGTGGCCAATGAGGAAGAAGTAGTTGATGAGGTATaccactttttaaatatttcagaATGTACTACGCAAGTTTGA